The segment TTTTACCGAGGAATGTATAGTCAATTTTAACGCCAATAATTGTCATTAGTTTTCTTTCCACGACTCCTGTCGCAGTTATACCCTCTGAGGCCGATTTTCCGTATGCACGGATAAGGCCGCCGGCTCCCAGCTTAATTCCCCCGAAATAGCGAGTAACGACAACCACTGTATCTTTCAGTTTTCTTTTCTTCAGCACTTCTAAGATTGGTACACCGGCTGTTCCGCTTGGCTCTCCATCGTCATTTGCTTTTTGGATTTGGTCATTTTCGCCAATTAAATATGCTGAACAGTTATGGGTTGCATCTTTATGCTTCTTTTTAATATCTATGATAAACGCTTGTGCTTCTTCTTCACTAGTTGAAGTGCAAACATGTGCGATGAAACGCGATTTCTGTATGACGATCTCATGTTCTCCATAACCTTTTACAGTATGGTAGCAAGGAAGCATTCATAACAGCTCCTTTCTAAA is part of the Niallia taxi genome and harbors:
- a CDS encoding YigZ family protein; translated protein: MLPCYHTVKGYGEHEIVIQKSRFIAHVCTSTSEEEAQAFIIDIKKKHKDATHNCSAYLIGENDQIQKANDDGEPSGTAGVPILEVLKKRKLKDTVVVVTRYFGGIKLGAGGLIRAYGKSASEGITATGVVERKLMTIIGVKIDYTFLGKIENELRTSPYQLKEIHYLESVEIDVYVETEKIQTYKNWMTELTNGQGILKEKEAVYLETLI